A segment of the Streptomyces sp. Tu 2975 genome:
ACACCAACTCCCTGACGATCGAGGCGAACTGCCCGATCGCCGGCACCGCGGAATTCAAGGCCTCGGCAGTCCGGATCGAGAAGCTGGTGCCCGCATGGACCTGAAGTTCACCGGAACCGTGAAGGCGACGGACCAGGAACGGGACGCGGTCGACTCGCTGCTCGGCGCTCCGGAGACCGGTTGGGAGGGGGGCTCGGACCGCTCGTCCGACGAGCTGCGCTGGGCGCGCGGCGGCGCGGCGGCCAGGGACCGCCGCGACCTGCTGCTCCCCGCGCTGCACGCGGTCAACGACCGGGTGGGATGGCTGAGCGAAGGCGCACTCGACTACATCTGCCGGCGTCTGACGGTGCCGCCGGCGGAGGCGTACGGGGTGGCGACGTTCTACTCCATGTTCTCGGTGCGGCCACGACCGGCGAAGGTGCTGCACGTGTGCACGGACCTGGCGTGCGCGGCGCGCGGCGGCTCCGTGTCGGCGGCGGAAGCCCTCGGCCCGGACGTCTCCGTCCGGCCGAGCCCATGCCTGGGCCTGTGCGAACGCGCCCCCGCGGCCCTGCTGATCCGCGCGGGGGCCCGCCCCTCTCCGGCACGGGGCCAGGCCCCGGCCCCCGGCTCGCCGCTGCGGGGCGGTACTCCTGGCTCCGCCCCCGAGCCCCGGGTCGGGGAGGGGCGGGGTGGGGAAGTACCCGCCTACGCCACCGCCGTCATCGCTCCCGCCACCCCCACCGCCCTCGCCACCGCCACCGCCGCCCCGGACCTCGCCCCCGCGGAGCCCTCGGCCGGCGCCGCCGTCCCCCAGGCAGGGGACCCGGCGCTGATCCTGCTCGCACGCGTCGGCGTCGTCGACCCGGCCTCCCTCGACGACTACCGCGCCCACGGCGGCTACGCCGCCCTCCGCCGCGCCTTCGCCCTCGGCCCCGCCGGTGTCGTCCGGGAGGTCACCGACGCGGGACTCCTCGGACGCGGCGGGGCCGCGTTCCCCACCGGACGGAAGTGGCAGGCGACCGCGTCGCAGGCCGACCATCCTCACTACCTGGTCTGCAACGCGGACGAGAGCGAGCCCGGCACCTTCAAGGACCGGGTGCTGATGGAGGGCGATCCGTACGCCCTGATCGAGGCGATGACGATCGCGGGCTACGCGATCGGCGCCCACAAAGGCTTCCTGTACCTGCGCGGCGAGTACCCCCGCGCGCTCACCCTCCTGGAGAACGCCATCGCCTCCGCCCGCGCCCGCGGGCTCCTCGGCGAAGACGTCCTCGGCCAGGGCTACGCCTTCGACATCGAGATCCGGCGCGGCGCGGGCGCCTACATCTGCGGCGAGGAGACCGCGATCTTCAACTCCGTCGAGGGGTACCGCGGTGAGCCCCGCACCAAGCCGCCGTTCCCGGTGGAGAAGGGCCTGTTCGGCAAGCCGACGGCCGTGAACAACGTCGAGACGCTCGTCAACGTCCTGCCGATCCTCACCGGCCGCACGGAGGAGACCAAGCTGTTCTGCCTGTCCGGCAACGTCGCCCGTCCCGGCATCTACGAGCTGCCCTTCGGTGTCACCCTGCGTGAACTGATCGAGCTCGCCGGGCCGCCGGACACGATGCGCGCGGTCCTGCTCGGCGGGGCCGCGGGCAGCTTCGTGCGCCCCGACGAGCTGGACATCCCGCTCACCTTCGAGGGCACCCGCGCCGCCGGTACGACGCTGGGGTCCGGTGTGGTGCTCGTCCTCGACGACACCGTCGAACTGCCGCACGTCCTGCTGCGCATCGCGGAGTTCTTCCGCGACGAGTCCTGCGGCCAGTGCGTCCCCTGCCGGGTGGGCACGGTCCGCCAGGAGGAGGCACTGCACCGCATCAAGGACCGTACGGGCGCCGACGCGGCCGGTGACATCGCCCTGCTGCGCGAGGTCGGCCGAGCCATGCGGGACGCCTCGATCTGCGGCCTCGGGCAGACCGCCTGGAACGCCGTCGAATCCGCCATCGACCGGCTGGGAGCCTACGAATGACCGCCATCCCCCTGCACATGCCGCGCCGGCTGGTCGACTTCACCCTCGATGGCCAGGAGGTCAGGGTTCCCGAGGGCGACACGATCCTCGACGCGTGCCGTGCCGCGGGCAAGGACATACCGACGCTCTGCCAGGGCGACACGCTGACCCCCAAGAACGCCTGCCGGGTGTGCGTCGTGGAGGTCGAGGGCGCACGGACCCTCGCGCCCGCGTGTTCCCGCCGCGCCGAGCCCGGCATGACGGTGCTGACCGACACGGAGCGCGCCCGGCACAGCCGGAAGGTCGTGCTGGAGCTGCTGGCCTCGTCCACGGATCTGTCCACGACGCCCCGCGCCGCCGAGTGGATCAAGGAGTACGAGGCCAAGCCGGACCGCTTCGGCCCGGAAGCGGCCCGGATGAACGAGGAACCGAAGATCGACAACGACCTCTACGTCCGCGACTACGACAAGTGCATCCTCTGCTACAAGTGCGTCGACGCCTGCGGCGAGCAGTGGCAGAACACGTTCGCCATCGCCGTCGCGGGGCGCGGCTTCGACGCCCGTATCTCCACGGAGCACGACGCGCCGCTGACCGACTCCGCGTGCGTGTACTGCGGCAACTGCATCGAGGTGTGCCCGACGGGGGCGCTCTCCTTCAAGTCGGAGTTCGACATGCGGGCGGCCGGGACCTGGGACGAGTCGGCCCAGACCGAGACGACCACCGTGTGCGCGTACTGCGGCGTCGGCTGCAACCTCACCCTGCATGTGCAGGAGAATGAGATCGTCAAGGTCACCTCGCCGCACGACAACCCGGTGACCCACGGCAACCTCTGCATCAAGGGCCGTTTCGGCTATCAACACGTACAGCAGCGCTGATCGAACGAATGGGACTGATCGCCATGGGACGGGTCACGGAGCGCCGCCGCACCATCCGCATCAGGGACGGGGTGGTCACGTCCCGTCCCGACACGCTGGTGGCCGAGGAACCGCTGGAGATCCGGCTGAACGGCAAGCCGCTCGCCATCACCATGCGCACCCCGGGCGACGACTTCGCGCTCGCGGCGGGTTTCCTGGTCAGCGAGGGCGTGCTGCACGCCGGCTCCCAGGTGCGGTCGATCGTGTACTGCGCGGGCGCCAAGGAGGACGGCACCAACACGTACAACGTGGTGGACGTCGCGCTGGCCGACGGCGTCCCGGTCCCGGACATCACCCTCGAGCGGAACGTCTACACCACGTCGTCCTGCGGCCTGTGCGGCAAGGCCAGCCTGGACGCCGTACGCACCTCCGCCCACTTCCCGATCGCCGACACTCCCCCGGTCCGCGTCGAGCCCGCTCTGCTCGCCGGCCTCCCGACCGGCTTCGGGCGGCTCAGCGGGTCTTCGACCGGACCGGGGGCCTGCACGCGGCGGCGCTGTTCTCGCCGGAGGGCGAGCTCCTCGACATCAGGGAGGACGTCGGCCGGCACAACGCGGTCGACAAGCTCGTCGGCCGGGCGCTGACCGACGACCGTCTGCCGCTGTCCCGGTCGATCCTCCTGGTCTCGGGGAGGGCGTCGTTCGAGCTGGCGCAGAAGGCGGTGATGGCGGGCATCCCGGTGCTCGCGGCCGTCTCCGCGCCGTCGTCACTGGCGGTGGACCTGGCTGCGGAAACCGGTCTGACGCTGGTCGGCTTCCTGCGCGGCAACAACATGAACGTGTACGCGGGCGACGAGCGCATCGCCCTGCACACCGGGGTCTGACGCGCCCCGCTGCACGGGATACGGACCCGGCCGGCGGGGAGCGCCCCCTGCGCCGGCCGGGTCCTTCCGTGTGCTCGGCCGCTCAGCGACCTGCCGGGGGCCGCTGATCAGGGGGCCGGGGCACGGTGCGCGGGCGACAGGCCCGAGACCGCCGGCGGCCACACGCTGTGCGGCAGCGCCCCCTCGGTCGCAGCGCCCGGCAGCCGGCGCTCGGACGGCGTGCCCGCCGACACGGTCGGCGCCGCCGGATCCGCGACCCGCTCGACGAACGGCGGAAGGTCCTGGGCACAACGGGCGCCCTCCGGCGGCAGCGCACCGGTGAGGAAGTAGCGCACCACATGACGCGCCAAGGCGGCAACGCCGCTACCGCGTGCGGACGCCGCCGGACGGCGGCGGAATCATCTGGAGCGTGAGCGTCGCCGGCGGTTCGGCGATCCCCGGCCCGCCGGCCGCCGCCCACTCCAGCACGTCGTCGGTGGCGTCGTCGTCGAGCGCCCAGCCGATCCACGCGGCACGCGCCCCGCGGCGGCGGCCCTCGGTCGACGGCTGCACGACGATCACGTTGGCCTGACCGCACGGCCCGAGACAGTCGCTGGTCCGCACCGCGAGCCGCCCTCCGGACGCGGCGGCGGCGTCCCGCAGTCTGGTGAGCTGCCCGGCGTGATCGGTACCGGGGTTCTTGCGTGCGTCACCGCAGCAACAGCCACGGCAGACGACAAGGGTGCAGGGGCGGGCGCCGAAGGGGCGTATGGCGAACGTCGTCACCGGGTGATCTTCCCAGCCGTTCGCCCTACACCCGCGCCGGGGCCGCGGTGACACCGGACACGTCCAGGAGGTCGCCCTGAGCCCATGGGTCCGGCCGCCCGCCGGGTCGGCGGGTCGGCCGGACACCGTCACTTGATGCCGTCCCACGACGCGCCATCGGTCGCAAACACGGCCCCGTGCATGTCCGCGACTCCGTGGACCGGATCCGGCCGCATCTCCGCGTCGGCGCGGCCGGTCGGGCCGCGTTCATCGGGTTCGCAGCGCCGCAGGCCTGTCGGGCGCCGAAGTGGCACGGCGCGGGGCCGGCGCGGCGTGGTCCGGGTCGTGGGCGCGGCGCTTCGCGATCACCGCGCAGACCATCAGCTGCATCTGGTGGAAGAGCATCAGCGGCAGCACCGCGAAACTCGCCTGCGCCCCGAACAGCACGGTCGCCATGGGCAGTCCCGCCGCGAGGCTCTTCTTGGAGCCCGCGAACTGGATCGCGACCCGGTCAGCACGCCCGAAGCCGAGGCGCTTCGCGCCGAACCAGGTGAGCGTCAGCATCGCCGCCAGCAGCACCGCCTCGACGGCGAGCAGCGCGCCGAGCCGTACCGGGGTGACCTGGTGCCAGACACCCGCGTTCATCCCTTCGCTGAAGGCCGTGTAGACGACGAGCAGGATCGAGCCTCGGTCGACGTGTCCGAGCACCTTCTTGTGGCGGACCAGGAAGCCGCTCACCCAGCGGCGCAGCAACTGACCCGCGAGGAACGGCACAAGGAGTTGGAGCACGATCCGCAGCAGCGAGTCCGCGGAGAAGCCGCCGGCGCCTCCGCCCAGCAGCAGGGCCGCCAGCAGCGGCGTGAGGACGATGCCGGCGAGGCTGGAGAAGGAGCCCGCGCAGATCGCCGCGGGCACGTTGCCCCGCGCCATCGAGGTGAAGGCGATCGACGACTGGATCGTGGAAGGCACCAGGCACAGGAAGAGCAGTCCGCTGTAGAGCTCGGGCGTGAGCACGGCCGGTTCGAGCCCGCGGGCGGCGAGCCCCAGCAGCGGGAAGACCACGAACGTGGCCGCGAGCACGGTGACGTGCAGCCGCCAGTGCCGCAGCCCGTCGAGCGCCTCGCGCGTGGAGAGCCGCGCGCCGTAGAGGAAGAACAGGAGGGCCACCGCGCCGGTCGACGCCCCGCCCGCGACGTCGGCCGCCCGGCCGGAGGCCGGCAGGAGTGCCGCGAGAGCCACGGTACCGAGCAGCGCCAGGATGTACGGATCGATCGGCAGCCAGGACGGCAGGCGCGGGGTAAGGCGGCGGCTCATGTGCTCCACTTGCTCTCGGTTCAGGACGTGCCCTCTCCATGCTCCTCTCCGGACAGCCGATCGGGAATCCCGTACACCGCACTCACTGTCATCACGTTCCGCGATGATCCGAGGTCGGCGCGTCAGCAGTCGGCTGAGTCCGCCCCCTGGCGTGGTGCTGCTCAAGCGCGCGCAGAGTGGGCCGGCTGGCGCGGCTCGCTCCAGGGAAGCGCAGGTCCAGCGCACCGGGAAAGGTCTTCTCCCAGAAGTCGCGCAGCGGAACCAGCCAGTGCGCACGTGCAGGAAACCGCTCGGCCAGTTCCCTGATCAGCGCGAGCTGTCTGGGCGCCACCTCGTGCACCAGCCGCAGGAAGAGCGTCGAGGGTGCCTCCGGCGTGGTGTCGAGCCCCTTGGGCCGTGCGCTCATAAGACGCCGGCACGCCCCCTCGATGATCCGGCCCTCATCGAGCAGTGCGCACTGTTCGTACGCCCGCAGTAACCCGGCCCAGCTGGAGATGTTGTCCTCGAAGGCCTCCAATCGCAGTGTGATCGCCGCCGCATCC
Coding sequences within it:
- a CDS encoding NADH-ubiquinone oxidoreductase-F iron-sulfur binding region domain-containing protein — translated: MDLKFTGTVKATDQERDAVDSLLGAPETGWEGGSDRSSDELRWARGGAAARDRRDLLLPALHAVNDRVGWLSEGALDYICRRLTVPPAEAYGVATFYSMFSVRPRPAKVLHVCTDLACAARGGSVSAAEALGPDVSVRPSPCLGLCERAPAALLIRAGARPSPARGQAPAPGSPLRGGTPGSAPEPRVGEGRGGEVPAYATAVIAPATPTALATATAAPDLAPAEPSAGAAVPQAGDPALILLARVGVVDPASLDDYRAHGGYAALRRAFALGPAGVVREVTDAGLLGRGGAAFPTGRKWQATASQADHPHYLVCNADESEPGTFKDRVLMEGDPYALIEAMTIAGYAIGAHKGFLYLRGEYPRALTLLENAIASARARGLLGEDVLGQGYAFDIEIRRGAGAYICGEETAIFNSVEGYRGEPRTKPPFPVEKGLFGKPTAVNNVETLVNVLPILTGRTEETKLFCLSGNVARPGIYELPFGVTLRELIELAGPPDTMRAVLLGGAAGSFVRPDELDIPLTFEGTRAAGTTLGSGVVLVLDDTVELPHVLLRIAEFFRDESCGQCVPCRVGTVRQEEALHRIKDRTGADAAGDIALLREVGRAMRDASICGLGQTAWNAVESAIDRLGAYE
- a CDS encoding 2Fe-2S iron-sulfur cluster-binding protein — encoded protein: MTAIPLHMPRRLVDFTLDGQEVRVPEGDTILDACRAAGKDIPTLCQGDTLTPKNACRVCVVEVEGARTLAPACSRRAEPGMTVLTDTERARHSRKVVLELLASSTDLSTTPRAAEWIKEYEAKPDRFGPEAARMNEEPKIDNDLYVRDYDKCILCYKCVDACGEQWQNTFAIAVAGRGFDARISTEHDAPLTDSACVYCGNCIEVCPTGALSFKSEFDMRAAGTWDESAQTETTTVCAYCGVGCNLTLHVQENEIVKVTSPHDNPVTHGNLCIKGRFGYQHVQQR
- a CDS encoding (2Fe-2S) ferredoxin domain-containing protein, whose protein sequence is MTTFAIRPFGARPCTLVVCRGCCCGDARKNPGTDHAGQLTRLRDAAAASGGRLAVRTSDCLGPCGQANVIVVQPSTEGRRRGARAAWIGWALDDDATDDVLEWAAAGGPGIAEPPATLTLQMIPPPSGGVRTR
- a CDS encoding bile acid:sodium symporter family protein yields the protein MSRRLTPRLPSWLPIDPYILALLGTVALAALLPASGRAADVAGGASTGAVALLFFLYGARLSTREALDGLRHWRLHVTVLAATFVVFPLLGLAARGLEPAVLTPELYSGLLFLCLVPSTIQSSIAFTSMARGNVPAAICAGSFSSLAGIVLTPLLAALLLGGGAGGFSADSLLRIVLQLLVPFLAGQLLRRWVSGFLVRHKKVLGHVDRGSILLVVYTAFSEGMNAGVWHQVTPVRLGALLAVEAVLLAAMLTLTWFGAKRLGFGRADRVAIQFAGSKKSLAAGLPMATVLFGAQASFAVLPLMLFHQMQLMVCAVIAKRRAHDPDHAAPAPRRATSAPDRPAALRTR